One Aegilops tauschii subsp. strangulata cultivar AL8/78 chromosome 7, Aet v6.0, whole genome shotgun sequence genomic window carries:
- the LOC109776861 gene encoding 3-ketoacyl-CoA synthase 11 has translation MDSPAPNAANPPPAAAEPATQPRRLPDFLQSVRLKYVKLGYHHLISHGTYLLLSPLMALVAVQLSTVSPGDLADLWEQLRFNLVSVLVCSTLLVFLSTVYFLTRPRPVYLVDFACYKPEPERRCTRQTFMRCSEATGSFTDANLDFQRKILERSGLGEDTYLPPAVLRVPPNPCMDEARKEASTVMFGAIDQLLEKTGVRPKDIGILVVNCSLFNPTPSLSAMVVNHYRLRGNVVSYNLGGMGCSAGLLSIDLAKDLLQVHPNSYALVISMENITLNWYFGNDRSMLVSNCLFRMGGAAILLSNRRADRRRSKYELVHTVRTHKGADDRCFGCVTQQEDSAGKVGVSLSKDLMAVAGDALKTNITTLGPLVLPLSEQLLFMATLVAKKAFKVKIKPYIPDFKLAFEHFCIHAGGRAVLNELEKNLGLTEWHMEPSRMTLYRFGNTSSSSLWYELAYSEAKGRIGRRDRVWQIAFGSGFKCNSAVWRALRAVAPEAEASNPWADEIDRFPVEVPRVSRVGNA, from the coding sequence ATGGATTCTCCGGCGCCCAATGCCGCCAACCCGCCGCCGGCGGCGGCTGAGCCAGCAACGCAGCCGCGGCGGCTGCCAGACTTCCTCCAGTCGGTGCGGCTCAAGTACGTGAAGCTGGGGTACCACCACCTCATCTCCCACGGCACGTACCTGCTGCTGTCGCCGCTCATGGCCCTGGTGGCCGTGCAGCTCTCCACCGTGTCCCCGGGCGACCTCGCCGACCTGTGGGAGCAGCTCCGGTTCAACCTCGTCTCCGTGCTCGTCTGCTCCACCCTCCTCGTCTTCCTCTCCACCGTCTACTTCCTCACCCGCCCCCGCCCCGTCTACCTCGTCGACTTCGCCTGCTACAAGCCGGAGCCGGAGCGCCGGTGCACGCGCCAGACCTTCATGCGCTGCTCCGAGGCCACCGGGTCCTTCACCGACGCCAACCTCGACTTCCAGCGCAAGATCCTCGAGCGGTCGGGGCTGGGCGAGGACACCTACCTGCCCCCCGCCGTGCTGCGGGTGCCCCCCAACCCGTGCATGGACGAGGCGCGCAAGGAGGCCAGCACCGTCATGTTCGGCGCCATCGACCAGCTGCTGGAGAAGACCGGGGTGAGGCCCAAGGACATCGGCATCCTGGTCGTCAACTGCAGCCTGTTCAACCCGACGCCGTCGCTGTCGGCCATGGTGGTGAACCATTACAGGCTGAGGGGCAACGTCGTGAGCTACAACCTGGGCGGGATGGGCTGCAGCGCCGGGCTGCTGTCAATCGACCTCGCCAAGGACCTGCTGCAGGTGCACCCCAACTCGTACGCGCTGGTGATCAGCATGGAGAACATCACCCTCAACTGGTACTTCGGGAACGACCGGTCCATGCTGGTGTCCAACTGCCTGTTCCGGATGGGCGGCGCGGCGATCCTGCTCTCCAACCGGCGGGCCGACCGGCGGCGGTCCAAGTACGAGCTGGTGCACACGGTGCGCACCCACAAGGGCGCGGACGACAGGTGCTTCGGCTGCGTGACGCAGCAGGAGGACTCGGCCGGCAAGGTGGGCGTGTCGCTCTCCAAGGACCTGATGGCGGTGGCTGGCGACGCGCTCAAGACCAACATCACGACCCTCGGCCCGCTGGTGCTCCCGCTGTCGGAGCAGCTGCTGTTCATGGCCACCTTGGTCGCCAAGAAGGCGTTCAAGGTGAAGATCAAGCCCTACATCCCGGACTTCAAGCTGGCGTTCGAGCACTTCTGCATCCACGCGGGCGGGCGCGCCGTGCTGAACGAGCTGGAGAAGAACCTGGGGCTGACGGAGTGGCACATGGAGCCGTCGCGGATGACGCTGTACCGGTTCGGCAACACGTCGAGCAGCTCGCTGTGGTACGAGCTGGCCTACAGCGAGGCCAAGGGCCGCATCGGGCGGCGCGACAGGGTCTGGCAGATCGCCTTCGGCTCCGGGTTCAAGTGCAACAGCGCCGTGTGGAGGGCGCTGCGCGCGGTGGCGCCGGAGGCGGAGGCGAGCAACCCGTGGGCGGACGAGATCGACCGCTTCCCCGTCGAGGTTCCCAGGGTCTCCAGGGTTGGAAACGCATGA
- the LOC109776862 gene encoding uncharacterized protein, whose product MATRLLIHLPAPTAAAVPTTSPRLRKTAAALTASYRRHRPRLAVLAGAAPSGGAVAPAAPAGENRGAGLTPAEAQRLEEFLKADLPHLFDDVGIDRSAYDDRVRFRDPITRYDDIDGYLANIRLLKVIFRPDFYLHDVKQTGPYEITTRWTMVMKFSLLPWKPELVFTGLSIMGVNPQNLKFCSHVDIWDSIQNNEYFSFEGLVEVFKQLRYYKTPDIETPSYLVLKKAANYEVRKYPPFAVAEAKGEKLTGSSGFNNVTGYIFGKNASSEKIAMTTPVFTQASDDKLSDVSIQIALPMNKDLNSLPAPNTEAVTLRKVEGGIAAVKKFSGRPEEEIVAKKEKELRSQLLKDGLKPQQGCMLARYNDPSTKDFVKRNEVLIWLNDFTLE is encoded by the exons ATGGCCACACGCCTCCTCATCCATTTACCGgcgcccaccgccgccgccgtccccacCACTTCTCCCAGGCTACGGAAAACCGCCGCAGCACTCACCGCGTCCTACCGGAGGCACAGGCCACGCCTCGCCGTCTTGGCAGGGGCGGCGCCGAGCGGCGGCGCGGTCGCCCCGGCGGCACCGGCCGGAGAGAACAGGGGCGCCGGGCTGACGCCGGCCGAGGCGCAGCGGCTGGAGGAGTTCCTGAAGGCCGACCTGCCGCACCTGTTCGACGACGTGGGCATCGACCGCTCCGCGTACGACGACCGCGTCCGCTTCCGCGACCCCATCACCCGCTACGACGACATCGACGGCTACCTCGCCAACATCCGCCTCCTCAAGGTCATCTTCCGGCCCGACTTCTACCTGCACGACGTCAAGCAG ACAGGGCCGTATGAGATTACCACGAGGTGGACCATGGTCATGAAGTTCTCTCTCCTGCCGTGGAAGCCGGAGCTGGTCTTCACCGGGTTGTCGATCATGGGCGTCAACCCACAGAATCTCAAGTTCTGCAGCCATGTG GATATTTGGGATTCAATACAGAACAATGAATACTTCTCCTTTGAAGGATTGGTGGAAGTTTTCAAGCAG CTACGATACTACAAGACCCCAGATATAGAAACACCAAGTTACCTCGTTCTGAAAAAGGCTGCAAATTATGAG GTCAGGAAGTATCCACCATTTGCAGTAGCCGAAGCGAAAGGAGAAAAACTAACAGGATCATCCGGTTTTAATAATGTTACTGG GTATATATTTGGCAAGAATGCTTCATCCGAAAAGATTGCAATGACTACACCTGTCTTCACTCAGGCTTCTGATGACAAACTCTCAGATGTATCCATACAGATAGCTCTGCCAATGAACAAAGACTTGAACAG TTTACCAGCTCCAAATACAGAAGCGGTTACCTTGCGAAAGGTTGAAGGAGGCATTGCTGCAGTGAAAAAATTCAGTGGGCGACCAGAAGAGGAAATTGTGGCCAAGAAAGAGAAGGAGCTACGCTCCCAGCTACTCAAAGATGGGTTGAAGCCTCAACAAGGCTGTATGCTTGCACGTTACAATGATCCTAGCACAAAGGACTTTGTGAAG AGGAACGAGGTGCTTATATGGCTAAATGATTTCACACTGGAGTAG